The Anomalospiza imberbis isolate Cuckoo-Finch-1a 21T00152 chromosome 2, ASM3175350v1, whole genome shotgun sequence nucleotide sequence ccatttttctgaaacaaatgAACTTGGTCATTTTGCATCAACCATTACTGAAAGGATCCTGCAAGCAAGGCCCAGAATCAAGCAATTTCTTCAAGCTGAACACCCTAGCTAACATCAGACTGCCTCCTGCACAAGCTCAAAACCAAAAACGAATAAAGATTTCAGAACAAATCTGATGTTGGCAAACATTGCCCTGTTCAATCCCAACTCAGCCGTATTCAGAGAACAATAAGAGCTTGTGATGGGTAAATTGTAATTCCAGTGGGTATGTTCTCCTATTACACAGCTCCAAGGATTCATTCTTCTAAGCCTGGTCTACTGCAGTATTTGTGGTGTAGTCAAATGTAAATATTATTGAGGTTTACTGACACCTTATTTGGGTCAGGGTTAAGCTGCAGGTGCCAACATCCTGCATCAGCCTGTCCTGGTTTCACCAGGGAGAGAGCTGATTTTCTTCCCAGTAGCTGGTACAGCGCTGCTTTGGATTTAGAATCTGAATAATGCTGATAACACAGTGGTGTTTTAATGTAAACATGGCTTAGCAACAACTCCATCAAGGCCTTTTCAGATTCTCACCTCACCTTGTGGGGGTGCACAAAACCAGGACTGCTGACTCCAATGACCAATGGGAGGTCCCAGACTATATCATGTCAAGCTCAAAATATCAACTGGTGCAGAAGTTGGCCAAGGGTCACTGCCCAAAACTGGCTGGGCATCAGTCATCAGGTGGTGGGCAATCGTGTTGTGACTCactaattttatatattttgtcATTATTActgttgcttttctttctgtttctgtcctattaaactgtctttatctcaacatATCAATTATACTTTTTTCCCTCCAAGTCCTTCCCCCATCCCACTTGCAAGGGGAGTGGGCAGTGGTGGGGTGCAAGTGAATGGCTGTGTGGCATTTAGCTGCCTGCTGGGTTAAACCATAACACAGCTCCTAAAACTCATGGGTTTAGCAGTATTTTCACAAAACAACATTTGCCACATCTCATTAAGATTCCAAAGTCTGGAAAATTCCTGTCCTGAAAATCTACTATTTGATGAGGAAGTATCCTATTTACTGAAAAATTTAACTAGCTCTGAGAATACCATCTTTAATGGCAACACTTCAAAAAGACTCCACGCAGCCCTACAAGTTCTTTTCTCTTAGGTCTGACACCTAGAAATGCTCAGAGTTTGTTTTAGGAGAAGTCCTGTACAAGTGATCCAGTTTTTAAATGTCATTAAATGTTTTGGCAGAATAATGTTATATTAAATCTGTAATACACTTGCTAATGTTTATAATCCAATGATTAGTTATAAGAAGTATTATTGCATTTTAAGCGTAAAAATATAAGAGGttctataaagaaaattaaaatagcatTAATCTAATATTGATAGTCATATAAAATAACTCACAATTATGTAAGTTTCCATATTTAattacacatttaaaaataagttataaaaataattaagctTCTTTAAAACCCCTAGGATATTTTCTTTTAGGAGTTTTTACTCATATCTACTGATTGTCTAGCATCAGCCACAGCTTCTGGTACTCGAACAGTCATATCATTCATCGATTTCTTCAAGCAGATTTGGCAGCCTAAACGTGATCTGTGGGGAAACAGGACATTATTGTTAGTTCTAGCCCAGCGGCAATCTAGCAGCATTTACCCCTTTACATCTCCAACACTCAGCCATCCCAAACAGACCATGAACTAGGAACAGCCTCTGTTGCGCAGGGCCTTAATCCAGCACAGAGTGAACCACATGCATCACCACAAAGATCTGTGTGGCAATAGCCAGGATTTACAGCCAGAACAGAGCTCAGCACACTGGGAAGTCCCACAACTTAGTACTTCCTGCTCACTGAGACAATGCAGGATATGGGTgacccttttctttccagtgggtCACTAACAGGTCAGTCCAGTGCAGGGAGTGATGCTTGATCTCCCAAGGGACATCTGGCACCTCTGAAGAGATAAAGGCAATGAATCTGAATGAAAGCCTCAGAAAAAACAAAGCCTAGCCCCTCATCCAGAGTTCAGTGTTCTCAAACTAAAAAACTCAAGATTGGGTATAAGCCAGAAAAGTAAGAGTGAAAAGACAAGAAACATAGGAAGGAGAAGGATAAAACACTCAAGGCACCAGAGGAGATGTCATCCTTTATTTCTATACCTATCATTCAGCACGAGAAAACCAGATGTTGTACACAAGCAATTAAAACCAGAAGATTTAATACAACTCTGCAGACATCACAAGCTGCTTTTATTGCTGGGATAACTTTAATTCAGTGTCCATGTCTCAGTATTTAAGTATAGAATACTAAAGACATCAGCAAGGATGGGCAATGTTCCATAGCACCAGTCCCTGGCAAGACATTAACTAGCTGATAGCCTGTTTCAAGAATGTAAAGTTCCCACTCTTTTATCCACCTCTCCATATGCATTTATCTGCATTTGCCTTTTAACTCCAAATGTCATTTCCTATTGCTCAAGAGCATAAAATCCTCTTGCATGTTTTCACAGGCAGGTGATATTACCACAGCACTGTGAACAACCCTTACTCCTCACTGTGGTTTTCTAAGTCTTTCACAAGGATGCTCACACTAATTAAAACCTAGCACCAATCACTTTTACATCATGCTGTTTATCACATCCTCTTACCAGGCAGCTTAATACTTCTTGTTAAAggattggggggggggggagggcaGTTTAACCAATTACTTAGCCTTTACAGGGCTTCTGTTCTTATGCTGTTGCACCTCAAAATTTAGTAAACAATTTCTAGACCTAAGTAAACTGCATGAACTGCAAGATCTTTCTTCATCTGAGTGATTATATGAATAACagaatttttagttttttaattaGTATGAGTAATACTACTTCTATGGACACATTGGTTTGAAAGATCACAGACTACACCAGGACACCCTCCGCAAAGAAACCATCCAGTACACGGCCAGCCCATAAAACCTCTAGAGATAATGCAAAAGAAACTTGGCTTTTATGTTATCTTTTTCAATTTTATGTGCACCTTCTACATCACCCAATGGCTCAACATGTAGACAAAGTTTCCTCTTGCTGATGAGctagaaacaaaaatatttgtctaCCTTCTGTAAGCTGTTTCTCATCTTATTTTTTGCTttagtattattattttaaCTTGCCAGGGTTTGCACTCCCTCATCTTACTACTTTCTACTGTTCTGCAGTTGATCAAAACAATTTCATTTTAACCTAATTAatccttcattttaaaaaacatgagCTTTCATGGCAGTTGCTGGCTGAAACTTTCCCAAATAGAGAGTCACTGACAAGAATAAGCTGCTATGCTTATACCTATGACAGAGCATAGAAGTACACAAATTTACATCAGCACAGGAGTCCAGGTAACCTCCAGCGACTACCAGCCACTTAGTGCTCTGCCTTTCAGAAGAGTCATCCTCTCACATAAATGGAAGGTCCCTGGCCATAGGAAGAACATATGATGCAGGAAAACCTAACAGAAGTACCAAACACCCTCACAGGGTGCAAAACTTCATTTTGTATGAAGAACTTAGAGGGGAAAATAGAAACATTTAAACAGAGAGCTCTGGTTTGCTGCTGGTTTCCAATTCTTCAGTAAAATCTCCTTGCTTTAAACCTTTACTTAAAAGGTTTAAGTTTAGCCAAAGAAAAAAGGTTTTCATTAGATCATATGCCTCCAGAGCTATTTAGGAATTATTTTGGCTCTGAGCCTAAAAGTTACTCTTTATTATGGTAGGTGGCAGGCTTAATAGGCTTGTGGTTTTTTCTCCAAAACTGAAAATGGGTTTTTGTGAGACAGGAAAAATGATAAAACAAAAGAAGCTATAAGTTTCTCGTAAGTTGACTTCTTTGCCTTTCAAATATCAAATAAATGTTCAAATTTGGCTGAAGTGAGAAAGTATCATGTAGAAATGATGAGTATAGGATTTCTTTTACTGATATAAGGAGACAGACAAGTTAATTCAAAGTACTTCTTTGCAGAGACACAAACTCTATGCTATATAGACCAGGTGTAAAGCCTCTGACATCACTGGAAAGATTCTCAAAAACTTCAATACGCAGTTCTgttgaaaaacaaaggaaagggCTTGTGAAACCTCATAAGGCACAGCGGCCTACTTTTTGTGTGGGCATGTTCTGTGATAAAGGCTACCTGTGCACCAGCAAGTACAACAGCCCACCAGGAATAGGTCTGTGATGAGGATTAACACCCTAAATAGAAGATGTGTAGCTGTGTGATGGTGGATGCAGAACAGAGGCTTACTTTAGAGTACCACTAGTTTAATCCTAATGCCTATCAGCAGTCAGAGCACACTTCAGGATCAGTTTCTCACAAAAGGGAATCTGGTTTGTGTGCACAAGGATCACTGTGATACGAGTCAAAGCGTAACAAGTATGTACACTGACATATCTCTACAATGTTTGTCCTAGAGAAGGCTTAGAGGAAGGATCTTCACAAACCTTGGTACATAAATACCAGAGAGGTTGGAGAAGGTGGAGTCTGCATCCTTGGATATATTCAAAAGCAGTCTGAACATGGTGCTGGGCATCAGATCTAGGTGGTCCTGCTTGAGAGTGGGGTTGGACCAGTTGACCTCAAGAGGTCCCCTCCAACCTCAACCCTTCTGTGACTCTGAAAAGAAGATCTGACCAAAACCTAAAATACTGACATAAACACATTGATAATACACATTAACTAGCTGCAGACCAACAAAGGAGTGGAAACAGAAGAGAGGAGAAACAAGAATAAGAAAATCCACACACAGGACAGTGGCAAAGCTTTCGTGGAAGGAACTGGGTTTCCAGTCATACTTTAGCACTAACAATTCTGCACCAGACCCCTCTGAAGACCAAGTACTGACACTTTCAGTCACAAAAACAATACTGTTTTTGTGTAATCTTTTTAATACTAATTCAGACAAACTGTGTTTAAACTTAGCAGTTTTGTTTGTGTAACAAAATCCATCTATTCATTAAAAGCTGATTAAGGTGCTCCAAGAATATTGGACTGCCCCATTTGCAAACCTTTCTTCCCATTCTTTGAAGAAGCAATGTAGAGAAGTGTTCTGTTGCCTTACGTTTCTGTGAGGCCATAAGCCAGGTCCAGCATGTCCATCTCTTCATCAGTAATTGCATCTAGTTTCTCAAATATGTGGTCTTCAAATATTAAATGACAAGTTGAACAGGCTAGTGTTCCTTCACACGCACCTACAGAAAAATAAGTCAGGATAATAGGAAATCCAAGTTTGAAACTGCAGCTGAATTTCAGAAGAAATCCTACATGTGTATCATACAAGAAGTCTCAGATGATTAGCAGAATAAATGTTCCACATAGTCCCACATTCTTATACCTACTCTGCATTCAATTATTAATAGCATTTCTACAGTTACTACAGCACTAAGATTTACTTAAATGCTAAGTAATTAGTTAAAAATGCTACATAATCAGCTAAAAATGCTAAGTAATCAGTTAAAATACTTAACTAATTCCCTTCCCAtcattttaagaaagaaaagctttctaCTGTAAGAATGCAAAAGACAGACAATGCTGTCAATCAACACTACTTcatttgttttcagtgttgATCCTTCTTATCTCTCCCATGGTTTTGAGAAGGTTTTCTCTAGAAGTTCAACAGCAGACACCTGCTACACAAAAACAATTGCTCAGAAATACAGGGAGGAAGGATTTTATACTTACTTCTCACTCAACAGAACACTAATTGACAACAACGGGAGTCAGGCTAGAGAGATATGGCCTACATGTATTATGAGGTGTTCCTGTACAAGTCAACGACCTAACAAGttgctggggcagagcagcacaAGTACCAACTCCACCTACCTGCTACAGCAATTAGGTCACCGCAGCACAGTGAAAGTTTGACTATAACAAATTTGTCTCTGTCACTGTATTGGCCTGTGTCTTGGGCTGGCACCAAGTTCTCCACAGTGTTGAAAAAGAAATACGCAACTTCAAGAAGAGTGGGTCAGGTAAATACTGTGGAGATTACAAACCTCAGGCTCTGATTTAAAATGATAGAAGATAATCAGATAACACATTGGCCAATCTTCACTTATTTACTTATTTCTAGGGAGAGCAGAAACAAAATGACTGTGACCACGTCACCTTTGTAATCATGGAAATAAGAGAAGGAAAGCTGTATGTATAACTATTGCTATGAAAAGAAATAGTGGAACTCATCATTAGACCATGAGAACCACACAGAAAGCACCATGCTGGTACAGAACCAAAAGCATGTATTCAAGGTGAGCACGACACTGTAATACAacatctgatttttaaattatatcaTGTCTTCAAATACACATGAGAAAACAGAGCTTAATTAAAGTGCCAAATAAAATTTGTCCTATTTGCAGTTTAAGGACCATTTATGTTGGGGAAGTGAGGGAAGGGGTgagaggggaaggaaaggacACTGACCAGTCTCTTTGAACAGTGGAAGGTCTTTCCACAACCATAAAACTGGCAATAACAAATTGAGTGCAGCTGAATCATTCAATAGATCTGTAATCTATTGAATTTACACAAAgatatttcttttattgttaATGCACATGGGATGCCCCCTAGTGATAGAAGTAAATAAGCAGGATTTACATTTTACTTTTCCCTCATTACTTCTTTCTTAAACACAGAACATGCATTTTTACTATATTATTTCCTTCCCTAGTACAATGTTTCATGAGCAAGCTGCTATAGAAATGGGAGTAGCACATATTAAAGACTGTAACTGTATTCCAAATTTTCAGTCTGGCTTCCTTTTATTGACAGCATTGCTTTTTCCCACTTTACCACAGTGCTCCAACACAGCTGATACTGACAAGAGAACACTGCAGAATACAAGCAGACCAGCCATTAGCCTAAATGAGTAATTTAATAAGTGATACATAAAGCTAGTTGCATTACAAATTTGAGATAATTTTTCTTCCCCAGACATAAAAAGTGTTTCAGATATTAAGTATAAGGTTTAAAATCTTACCAAAAATTTTATTACTAGCAGTAAAATTTCTTTGCACTTAACTAAAACACACATCAAATTTCAAACTGTGGTACAAGACTccgctgcttttttttttttccaccagtTGCTTCACATTATGCATTCCGTTTTGAAAATTGTACTACCACTTTCTGCTTCAGTTCTATCAGTTTTTCAGCTCATGTTCAGAGAAATACCTTCCCAAGGTATTTAATTGCAATTACCTAATACCTTTGAGCAATGTGGTCTAGTGGTTTGAGCAACGAGGGCTGGTGGAAGATACCCATGACAGGGGGATTTGGAACTgaatgatcttcaaggtcccttccaccccaaaccatcctaCAATTCTAACTATGGAAAGTGCAAAAGTTTGAAGAAATGGAGAGAAGTTGTAACTTCctgctgttttgattttaagCAGAACTCGTACCAAGTTAGAATTGCGCAAGGTCTCCTTTACCCCAGTTCTTTAGTAAGAATTAAACTCCTTGCTCTTCCCTCCTAACTGACATGGATTTGGTTGTTTCGTTCACTTTGCACTCCTCTGCTATAGATATGGTTGTGCTACAAAAAAGCCTGATAATAAATTGAGACAGTCTGGCACTACAGAAGTAACCAGACACTGTTAGAAATACACCAATTCTGTGCTGCCTCCAAAACAGAACCTTTCAGCTCAGAAGACGTTTGCAGGTGGCATGTTTCAGACTACACTTTGACAGCATTCTGTGCATATTCCCCTCCTCAATACTCAAGCCAAGATCaccaagtattttttaaaacctgAACCAAAATATTCTAtgcacctgcaggaggaaaaaaaggggagaaaacccCAGTGAAGTACAGCTAggttttatatataaaaaattcatttacagttggattcaatgatcttGAGGGTCTTTTGCAATCAAAATGATACTATAAATATTTATGCACAAAGAGAAACATAATTTCTAGACACTGAATAAAATATTCAGTGAATCTACTCACCGAAACCATCTATGTCTAGATTATTGTCAACAACAACATCCAGCAGTGAATCCCCAGGTTTTCCCTTGGCCGTTAGTTTGTCACCATCACGGTTTATGAAATGAACagttattttctcttctgagctgaaaaagaaaattatataatACAATTAAAGAATTCTAGAATTTTTAGCACTTCAGAATTGATTAAATACTACTAAAATAATAGCTGCTGCTACTACTATCAGCTTCAAGAAAATATAAATCAAGTTATTGCCTTTTAAAAGCTGTAACAGGTGCAGGCTTTTACTGCTGTACATTGAACAAAgaccataaaaaaaaagaaaaaaaaaaccttggtGTTTGTTTTGTCACCACAAGCCATATGGGATCCAGATGTTTTGCCTTTCACCAAAGACAGTTTATTTTAGACACAATATTTGTATTTCTAATAAATAAATTAGCTTATTTTAAATGCTTCTCTCATCACCTTTCTGTGAACTCTTGCTTTGGATTTATGAATTTTCTGCTGTTCTCATAATTATAATTTAAGATAAATTCTAAATTTTCTCATTTCCGCTTaaagttttatatattttactttattggTTCCAAAACTTAATTATTCTCTCTTCCCACAAATGGAAATAGTCCAGTAACATTCTGCTGTTTTTAGGCACAAATTCTCTGAGGAATTCATCTTGTAAATATTAATTCTAGTGAAGTACAAGGTTTTTACACTGGTTTCAAGGAAAtaatgttttgtatttttttgccttttctttccagaCAATTGTTTATTTAAGAAAAGATTCACTCACAGTCTGCACAAAAATTTCTTAAGATTAAAgcttttaacattaaaaaattattttttgcattctatattattttatttcacacaCAAATTAAATGAAAGCTTTAAATATACTAATAACAGTATGTTCAATTTTAAACAGATTATTATCTTTCCTACAGCAAGCGAGCAAAACAAAAACTTGTTGGATGGACACTGAAGAAATCTACCAAGAGATGACAGATAAAAATAGAACAACTAAAAAGCTAATTCAGAAATTTATGTTTCAATGTGAAATCCATGTTTAAGAACCACATGCTTCATGTTACCCATACGCTTCTTAACTGTGGGCTTTGAGTGATCTATGTCATATGAAAAATATACGAACTTGAAAATCAAGTCACCCTTGGAAAAATCTAACCTGTACATCtgaatattaaagaaaaaaaatctgaaagtgaCCATGCTGAAAAATCAGTGAACCAATTATTTTTGTAACTGGCTATAAAAGAATGTGTTTTTAGCAATCTGAGTCCTGGCTTGTTATGAAACAACAAGAAATGTTTGTTGCCATAGACGTCATACACTTGCCAGAACTCCTAAGTTCTATTGGCACCAGTGTGCTCCGTGATGATTCATTATGATGTCATGTTCGATTCTTTTCCTATCATCCCTCAGTCCACTCTCTAGAAGGCAGCCACAAGCTATGATTAACTATAAATTCACTCCAAAACTATAACTGATAAAGAAGGGTCGACCTTGCTGACCTACAGAATGCAATGGAAGCGTGTACTATAAAAAACCTCAGAAATCTTGAAGATACATCTTTACAAAATATGATTTATGTTGCACAGTCACCTGTGATACCCAAGGACCACCAGCAAACCATTCTGTGGGGGTTTAAGAAACcactctgcttttcattttattcctcAGCTATGTTAACACCTCCCACAGCAGAACCAAGGAAACAAGCATCCACTTAGATAAACTAGCACAAAATT carries:
- the FDX1 gene encoding adrenodoxin, mitochondrial, encoding MAALGPARVFRAAAASSRRWLFSSTSPAAGPRPGCSSAAAAGRAARPFSLSARAVLSSEEKITVHFINRDGDKLTAKGKPGDSLLDVVVDNNLDIDGFGACEGTLACSTCHLIFEDHIFEKLDAITDEEMDMLDLAYGLTETSRLGCQICLKKSMNDMTVRVPEAVADARQSVDMSKNS